CGAACTCTCCCAGAGGATACGCCGGCAACATGTTGGCTTCCAGCCAGCGGACCGCCTCGATCGGCGAGAGCCCCCAGGTCACCGGGCAGGTGGAGAGGACCTCCACAAGCGAGAACCCCTTGCCGTCGAGCTGCGCCTGGAAGGCCTTGCGGATGGCCCGCTTGGCCCGAGTGATGTGCGCCACCCCGCACAGGGCCACCCGGGCCAGGTAGGCCACGCCTTTGAGGGTGGCCAGCATCTCCGCGACGTGGAGCGGATGCCCGGCCACACGAACGTCCCGACCGAAGGGCGTGGTCGTGGTCCGCATCCCGGGCAGCGTCGTCGGCGCCATCTGCCCTCCGGTCATCCCGTAGACGGCATTGTTGATGAAGATGACCGTGATCTGCTCGCCGCGGTTGGCGGCGTGCACGATCTCCGCCGTCCCGATGGCGGCCAGGTCCCCGTCGCCCTGGTAGGTAAAGACGACCCGGTCCGGCAGGACGCGCTTGATCCCCGTGGCCACCGCCGGGGCCCGGCCGTGGGCCGCCTGCTGGAAGTCCACGTTGAAGTAGTTGTAGGCGAAAACGGAGCAGCCCACCGAAGCCACGCCGATGGTGCGCCCGCGGATGCCCAGCTCGTCCAGCACCTCGGCCACCAGCCGGTGCGCCACGCCGTGGGTGCAGCCGGGGCAGTAGTGCATCGGCGTCTCGGTGAGCGACTGGGGACGGGTGAAGACCGCTTTCA
The nucleotide sequence above comes from Armatimonadota bacterium. Encoded proteins:
- a CDS encoding thiamine pyrophosphate-dependent enzyme — encoded protein: MKAVFTRPQSLTETPMHYCPGCTHGVAHRLVAEVLDELGIRGRTIGVASVGCSVFAYNYFNVDFQQAAHGRAPAVATGIKRVLPDRVVFTYQGDGDLAAIGTAEIVHAANRGEQITVIFINNAVYGMTGGQMAPTTLPGMRTTTTPFGRDVRVAGHPLHVAEMLATLKGVAYLARVALCGVAHITRAKRAIRKAFQAQLDGKGFSLVEVLSTCPVTWGLSPIEAVRWLEANMLPAYPLGEFVTSEGKERL